tgtgaaggggagaaatgagagtgagaggtaGAAAAAAGACCATATAAGCCTCCTatggtaacaaaatccaccttggtccctcaacaatcaacactgtgcactgcccggtctgggcagttttcgggctgGGGGACCTGTCTCTCCCTGCCTAGGACTGGTCTCTCAGCTTCCCCCcgaaatccaacgttcgggaaccggtctctccctgcatgggaccggttgcctcgcagaCTGTCGCAACACTgctctgaggggaccggtctctcctaccagggaccggtccccaagagtgaaaactctcaggactagCCAAAATTCCAGAAAtcaaacttttaggtcggaataccatctacgaccttccactaaatgtggaaaagttcgaaatccatccaaacactcgaatctctcaatttgcacaggtccagtgtgttacaggttCATAGGGACAATCAAGTTCCAAGAAGCTcccgaagtacccgcgaacCCAGTCCATGGGCCGTGGAGCTCAGCGGTGCACTATTTGTGGTGGAAGTCATGAGCCAAGGACTTGCGGGCAGCGCGAGGGAAGTGCATCACATGCGGTTAGGCGGGACATATTAGTCGTTACTGTCCAGGGAGAACCTCACCTGCCTCGTCGATTGCATCGGCTCCGGCGACTCCGGGccattatggaggagctccacctacTGCCGCCTCTGCTGGACGTGCTATGGCACGGCGTCAGCCTGAGGTGACCCGGCGAGCTCCGAGTGgccgggtattcgccgctcaagccgaggaacctgctgaGGCCGAGGAGGgcaacgtcgtggcaggtatggttttggtTAACGGAATTCGCTTCagagctatgtttgatacaggtgccacgcattcatttatCAGTCGTTCTTTTGCTGAGATGCGTGGCATAGAAGTCCAGTTGAGTGGAAGTACTTGGCGGGTCGATGCCCCCGAGCGCTCATTTATTATCCGGaaggagtgtttggcgtgtccggTGCAGGTAGGCAGCTGGATTATGCCGACACGTTTGTTGGTGCTTAAGAGGTTGAAAGATTTCGACCTAAtactgggcatggactggctcttgAAGTACTATGCGtctatcgactgcaagagcaagGTTATTACATTTCGTGAGTCAGGATAAGAGGAGTTCACTTATTGAGCATgcaagagctcgtgcttcgccatGACGGTGTCGGCGTCTAGGGTGAGAAAGCTAGTTAGTAGCGGTTGcgcggcttatttggcgactGTTGTGGAGGTTGATCGGGAGACTCGAGCGCTTGAGAGTATGTCCGTGGTCCAGGcgttttcggatgtgtttcctgTGGAGTTACTGGGGATACCGCCGGATTGGGAGATCGAGTTCGGGATAGACTTGATTCTTGGGATCGCGCCgatttcgaaggctccatatCGTATGGCATTGGCAgaattgaaagagttgaggTCTCAGTTGCAAGCTCTTCTTGACAAGGAATTTATCAAGCCGAGTGTGTCGTCGTGGGGAGCCCCGATATTATTCGTAAGGAAGAAAGATGGATCATTTCGACTCTGcatggattaccgcgagttgaacaaggtggcgatcaagaataagtacccgttgccccgtttcgacgacttgtttgatcagttgcaggggtcacGAGTATACTCAAAGATAGACCTCCAGTCTGGCtaccatcagttgaagataaagccgaaggatgtgcaaaagaccgcgtttcccacgcggtatggacactatgaattcacggtcatacCGTTCGGGCTCACCAATGCCCCGGTAGCGTTCATGGGTTTGATGAACCATGTCTTTAGGGCTTACTTAGATCGATTTGTCGTAgtgttcatagacgacatattggtctactctcgtagcgacgaggaggacgcggagcatttgaggattgtgcttcaagtccttcgggaggaaaagctatatgcaaagctgaagaaatgtgacttttggctccgagaggtcgCATTTTTGGGACATGTcatttccgagggtggagtttctgttgacccaaggaaagttgaggcgatcgAGGATTGGCCTAACCCGACGAATGTAACGGAGGTCCGTAGCTTTGTGAgcttagcgggctactatagacggtttgtggagggattctcgaagataGTTGTttcacttacccgtctgacacaaaagggcaccaagttcatttggagcgatgagtgtgaccggagtttcaaagagttgaaggagagattgagttcgactccggtgctcgccctaccggtgcaaggtgaagacttcgtggtgtatagcgatgcatcctatctgggcttggggtgtgttctgatcAAGGCGGAAAGATGATCGCctatgcgtcccgtcagttgAAAGGCTATGAAAAAAACTACCCTATCCACGATTTGGAATTAGCCGCAGTGATCTTtgccttgaagctgtggagaCACTACTTGTATTGTGCGCATTGCGAGATATATACGGACCACAAAAGTCTAAAGTACCTATTTACACAGAAAGAGCTTAATATGAGGCAACGCCAGTGGTTAGAtttgttgaaggattatgatgttactatACTCTACCATCCGGGGAAAGCTAATGTGGTAGCGGATGCACTTAGCAGAAAGTCGACGGAGAACCTCGCGTTGTTGATCACGCATCAGGGGCCCCTGTAGAAGTAAATGGGGCGAATAGATCTTGAGGTTGTAGCTCCGGAAGTTCCGACTATGCTCacggctctcgttgtccaaccgaccttgttggagaagatcaaGAGTTTGCAACCTGTGGACccgaatctccaaaaggtgcgacGCGACATTGAGGATGGGCGTAGTAGTGATTTCAGTATAGATACCGATGGCGCGCTTCGATACCGGAAACGGTGGTGTGTGTCGGAAAATGAAGAGGTCCGGaagttgattttgcaagaagcgcattGGTCTCCCTATAGtgtccacccgggcggcaccaagatgtaccaagaCTTGAAgatgctctattggtggccgggaatgaagggtgatattggacgctatGTGGCGCAATGTCTTGTTTGCTAACAAGtcaaggcggagcgccggtttccagcaggaatgtaacatatcacttccccgtAAGTCGTGCTGAGTTCCTTCGAAATgtgcggaacgcggagtggaatAAGTTGCCGAGGGttctaagtgcattggaaccttGGTATATggtaaagggacccgagagagagaaattacAAAATCTGGCCAAGTTCTAGATTTTGgactctcgaggaccggtccctgtagggagagaccggtccccgtatgcgtagCCTGCCCAGAAAGctggaaaatcggctaagtcctagaaaACCGGGCTAAGgtaaccggtccctgcggggagagactggtccctgtAGGTGAAAAAGTTGGAAAATGGCTAGTTGTAAaaatgttgctctcgggaaccggtccctgtgatgagagaccagtccccgtgcgcgtagtcagccgaaaaagagcaaaaaattgGGTAAGTCCTGAGAGGtgtactctcggggaccggtccctgagaggagagaccggtccccgtatgcgaaaaATGCGCTGGTTGGGCTGATGTGAAAAATAGAATTgagaggggtttaagtgcaaataTGACCTGTTGAGGGGTTATATGGGCTAGGGCATGGGTGAGGGCTCATTTGCTCTCACTCCTATgccaacacctctctctctctctctaagaccttctcttctctcttcctctctctagagcttggacaAGGAAGGGATTTGGAGGAGCTTGGAGGTAGAAGAAGACTAAGTTGAGGGTGTTACTTGCAAGAGTGCAAGTGATCAAGGAAAAGTTTGAACCAAGGGTGAGGTTTCTTGGATTTAAGCTAGGTTTTGAGTTTGTTTTCCTTCTAGCATGCTTCTAGGAGATGATTTAGAGGATTTCCCCCATAGTATCCATGTTAGGGACTTGATTGGGAAAGATGATATTGTATAAGGACCCAAAGTTgggattttgtaattttgaggttcaatcttgggattgatctctttttaacctaattggtaggtaaacGAATGCGTTTGTgcactcggttcggcgatacgacgagtgTGCACGAAGAAATTGAAGAAACAGGCTAAATTGGTACAGATCgtcgcagctcgcggcgtagAAGTCTAAAAATTGTGGGAGATTGCATTCCGGCATCCTTGTAAcactaaaaggtggggggtgctgtcCGGAAACACTGGatttctctctatgtatatgttgccttctttgagcatattaatgttagcattcatgcatatagggtagtgtAATATGTGTTCTTAGTTGAATTGCATTTAGATGCTTAAAGAATGTGTGAAATGATAAAGAACCATGTGAACCATGTATGAAAGAACCCTATGTGTATAAGAATGCGAGAacggactatgacaatagtaaacaaaggtgacattgacattagtgaccaTATTGGCATTGAGAATGTAAATGACTAAACAAGGTTTAGCttattgtggcatcaggaccattgtggctttgtgcattgagacaggtttggcaagattttctcaaattgaggattggataGTACTCACACTAGCTTTGGCTTAGagcgcaacagagtagtctaatccTCAACCGGTGTACGTTCCTGTGAACGTAGACACCACGGGAAGCGGCCCTAAAATTACACCCTCGGGTGGCAGTGCTAGtagtgtaacatac
This Ananas comosus cultivar F153 unplaced genomic scaffold, ASM154086v1, whole genome shotgun sequence DNA region includes the following protein-coding sequences:
- the LOC109705261 gene encoding UBA domain-containing protein mud1-like, with protein sequence MARRQPEVTRRAPSGRVFAAQAEEPAEAEEGNVVAGMVLVNGIRFRAMFDTGATHSFISRSFAEMRGIEVQLSGSTWRVDAPERSFIIRKECLACPVQVGSWIMPTRLLVLKRLKDFDLILGMDWLLKYYASIDCKSKVITFRESG